AAAAAGGCTGCTATTACTGATAACGTATCAGATATCATTAATACCTTTAGATACTATAGAGCCTCTGACAATAATCGCACTGACGACATAGTACAATCAACCAAGAACCTCTTCAACATATTGGAATCTAATGAACCCGGTGGTGACCAAGCGCTTAAAGAAGCTATTTACAGAGGCTTAATAACCAATAATCCTCCCCCTTCTATATGCGGCATGGTTGATGAAATACTTAAAACAGAGGCTTTAGACGTTGAAGACCCTTCGCACAATGGAGAGAGTCTCAAAACGGTTTTTATAGAAAAACTGGCCCAACAAATAGCTTCCAACGATACTCCACAAAGAACCAAAGAGATGATTATAACCGAAGCTTCCAAAGAGAAACATGGAAATCAATTCGTTGAAGCGCTAACCAAGCAAGCAGGAATGCCGCCGGCTCCTAGAAGGGGGCGCGGCAGTGCAGCAGGGAAAAATAACACCGATGATGATGAAAGCGAAGATAATTTTGGTAATCCCAACGAAGAATAAGAGCAATTAGTAGCTATAATTAGTAGTTTAATGGCTTATTAATCAATGGATATAACTACAGAAAAAAATAGAATAAAAAATTTTTACTATTCTCATAAATACACAGAATTAATAGGGAATGTTGGCACGATTGGGAAATTATCAAAAGAACAACTGGATTTAGTTGACCATGCTTTAACCTCGCTTTTATGGGGGGATATTTCTCCAACAGAATTTATCCATACCCTTGGGGAAGATTGTCTGTTAAATGGGCAACAATATACGATTGTTTTGACTTTAGTGCAACAAAAACTCTTGGACCCTCTAAAAGAAATTTTTGATGCTATCTATAACCCGCAACCCATCAATAAAATCAGTGGTAAAGACCAGCCCATTGTAAAAGCGTCTAAGAAGGATGAGGTAATTCACCCAAGTTTTCAGGCAACAAAAATCCCTGCGCAAGCACCAATAAATATAAACAAAGACTTTGACCCTTTAGATATGTTCGACAGAGCTAAAAATGATACAAGGGTAAATGCCCAAGAAGACAATAAATCTGACCAGGAAGAAAATATAGCCCCAGCCCCTAGAATCGAAAACCAAAATATAGCAGCAACTACAAAAGAGGAAGGGCTAGAATTAAAAAATGAACCAATTAAAGAAATAAACTCTCTTAGCAGCAATCAGATAAAAGTAAACCAAGCGGCTGTTTTAGGCGGTGAAGGAAACAATAATCTTTTGGCTCTGCAAGACAGTCAAACCATTAAGCAATTCTCTCAGATTTTAAAAGACAATAACCCTATAGTAGAAAAGGAAGATTTAAATCTCTACGTTTCCAACAATGAGCCAGTGGAAGAAATTCCTAAACCATTAAATCCTATGCTTTCCGCAGAAATAAACGGTGATTATGATGATATGGAAGGCGCCCCTGCCGAAGAAAGAACTGGGTTAACAGACAAGGAGGAAACTGCCAATTCAAGCACCTTGGCCACAGTGGATGCCCAAACAGCCGAACCAAAAGAGACTACCATAAAAGAAAATATAGCTCAGAGCCATTTAAAATTTATACAGAATAATAGCCAAAAAATTCCTGAAGATAAAAACTATAGCAAGTTATTGAATGCCATGGCTCAAAAGAAGACAAACCAGCCCCCCATAGTAGGAACGTTGAGGGATACCCTTGCTCACCCAGACAAATATTCCGAATTCCGCGAAGAGCCTAAGCCAAAATTAAAAAAATATAACAGAGCCAAGAGTGAACCGGTTACAAGTTCAATAATTAGCTCCACCGAATCATCGTCAAACCTGAAAAGCAATGCTATAATGGAAGAGCCGATTGATAACGATATTATTAATTTAGCTAAAGGCATTAGCCAAGAAAGAAAAACCGCTGGCGCAGAGGAGGAAACGAACACACGCCCTCAACCGATTGTTTATAACAAACAACCCAAACCGCAGGACGACCCTTTCGAAAACATTAATAAAAACAACCAAAACCCCAAAGAAACAAACAAAAATCCTCATGTGATAGATTTAAGCTAGCCTTCTGAAGTATACTATTGCTATAAGGTTAAACTTAATTCCATATCCTGCATCAAGTGTTTGGCCGTCCTGGCATATTTCTATTAGTAAAACGCAAAATATTTGGTTATATAAATTTATTGTTTTTATGGACAGATATCAGGTACCGCAATTTATAGAAGAAGACCCTAAAATCAGCAGCTTTTTTAATATGGGGCAGCTGATTTTTATAGTCATAGGCGGGGTAATTATTTTTTTCCTTCACTTTATAGTTACGAACGGCTTTATCTTTGCTATTTTGGCTATATTGGTAGGGGCCTTATCGTTATCCTTGGCCTTTTTAAAGGTAGGCGGTCTGCCTTTTTCTAAGGTGCTTCCTGGAATTATTAAGCAGTTTTGGCATCCTAAAAATTATATTTACAAAAGCAAATAAGTTATGGTAGGCGATAAAGAATTAGCTCCTAGCCAAAGTTTAATTTCAGTAAGCGAGATTAGACAAGGCATAATTATTTTAAAGAACGGCGGCATGCGTTCTCTTTTAAAGGTAAGAGGGGTAAATTTCGAATTAAAATCCAGCGAAGACCAAAACGAACTCTTGAGCAGTTGGCAAAGTTTTTTAAACAGCCTGGATTTTTCTTTGGAAATAGTAGCTTTAAATAGGCGTTTAAATATAGACCATTATTTAGAAAATGTCCGAGGTATAATTAGCAAGGAAGAAAACCCTTATTACAGAGAGGGGGGAGAAGAATATATAAATTTTATCACCGATATCACCTCTAGTAACAATATTATAAAACATGAATACTATATAGTAATCCCCTTTGACCCAGCTACTACTGAGGCTGCTCCCACGATCAAGAATTTAATGAATAGAGTACTTAATTTAAATCGTGAAGCCTTTACAGCTACTACGGTCTTAAGCGCTGATGAGTTCGAACGCTATAGCCAACAGCTTTTGGTGCGCCAAGACAATGTAATTTTTTCCTTGGGACGCATGGGTCTAGAAGCCCGCCCTCTAAGCACTGAGGAAGCGACAACTCTGGTTTACAATTTATATAATCCTTCTGATTTTGAAAAAAACAATATTAATATTCCCGATAGTTTATTAGAATAAAATGGCTGACGAACAAAATCCTAATCAAACCTATATAGACCGCCAGAAGGCTTTTCAAAGTCTGATAGCTCCGGCTGGCTTAGAAATCCTTCAAAATCAAATAAAGCTAGGCGATAAATATGTAAAAACATTGTTTGTTTTAACCTATCCTCGGTATTTGGTGCCCAATTGGTTCAACCCTGTCATTAACTTAGGAGTAAGCTTAAATGCAGCTATTTATTTCCACCCCGTAGATAACAGCGTAATTTTAAAAAAATTAAGGGACCAATCAGCCAAGGTCCAGGCAACTATAGACGAGCAAGCCTCTAAGGGATTAGTAAGAGACCCTGTCTTAGAAACAGCTATTCAAGATATAGAAACACTGAGAGATTCTATTACCCAGGGAACAGAAAAAATATTTAAGGTGGGAATATATATCACTTTAATCGCCGATAGCCCAGAAGCGTTAAAAAAGGCGGAGGATGTGGTAGTAAACCTACTAGAAGATAAACTCATCTACCTTAAACCAGCTATTTTCCAACAATATGAGGGCTTGGAGTCTACTTTCCCTTATAACCTAGACCGGCTTTCTATCCATACCAGCTTAAATTCTTCCCCCGCTTCCACTATTTTCCCCTTCATTTCCTCGGATTTAACTGGAGATTCTGGGATTCTTTATGGGGTCAACCGCCAAAATAGCGGTTTAGTAATTTTTGATCGTTTTTCCCTAGAGAATGCTAATATGATAATCCTTTCTAAGGCTGGCGGAGGTAAGTCATATGCGGCTAAATTAGATATTATTCGCTCATTAATTCTTGGCACAGAAGTTATTGTTATTGACCCAGAAAATGAATACCAATATTTAGCGGAAACTTTTGGCGGGAGTTTTTACAAGATTTCTATCGGCTCTTCCGAGCATATCAATCCCTTTGATTTGCCTATTATTAGGGAAGATGAAACTACTGAGGAAGTTTTTAGAAGCCATGTGCTTTATCTTATTGGGCTAATAAAGCTTATGGTAGGAGCACTTACGCCTATAGAAGAAAGCCTTTTGGACCAAGCCATATACCAAACTTACGCCGCTAGAGATATTTATCCCGATAGCGACTTTACGGGTAAAGAGCCACCCCTTTTAGAAGACTTGGCCACTATTTTAAACACCATTACGGGTGGGGAGGAGCTATCGGCCAAACTATACAAGTATATTAAGGGCACTTTTGCGGGATTTGTAAACCAACCTACCAATATAGCAATAGGCAATCGTTTGATTGTCTTTAATATCCGCGATTTGGAAGAGGAACTTCGCCCTATTGCTATGTATATGACTCTCAACTACATCTGGAATTTGATTCGTTCTGAGCTAAAAAAGAGAATCCTGGTAGTTGATGAGGCATGGTATCTTATGAAATATGATGAAAGCGCATCTTTTCTCTATGGGATAGCCAAACGCTCGCGCAAATATTATTTGGGTATTACGGCCATTACGCAAGACGTAGAAGATTTTTTGGCCAATAAATATGGCAAACCCATTATTACCAACTCGTCTCTGCAAATGCTTCTAAAGCAATCTCCCGCAGCTATTGATATTATTGCCAAAACCTTTAACCTTACCGAGGTGGAACAGAGTATCCTTCTGCAATCAGATGTAGGGACGGGGCTCTTCTTTGTTGGTAATCAGCATGTCCCCATAGAAATAGTTTCCTCTTATAGCGAGGAGCAAGTGATTACTTCTGACCCTGAAGCTATTTTAGCTAGAAAAAACAATGCTAACAATTAATTAATTTTTAATTTTTCAATATTTTAATGCGAAAAAAAAATAAAAATTTTGTTATCACCTTGCTGCTACTGACTATTTTTAGCTTGCCCCTAATAACCTTAGCTGATATTAATTCCTATAAACTAGAACAGGGAATTCCCTTCATAGGTGGAGCTGGAGCGACTTTAAGCTATGGTGATTTTAATAAACTATTTGAAAGATTTATCACCATTGTATATATAATTGCCGCTATAGCCGCTTTCATAAAGATACTGATAGCGGGAATAAAGTGGTACACTTCCGGTGGGAGTTCTAAAGCCATTAGTCAAGCAAAAGAAGATATAAAAAATGGCCTGATAGGATTATGCTTCCTCCTCTTAGCGGGAATACTTTTGGAATTTATAAATCCCAATTTGAATAAATTGAGTGATNNNNNNNNNNNNNNNNNNNNNNNNNNNNNNNNNNNNNNNNNNNNNNNNNNNNNNNNNNNNNNNNNNNNNNNNNNNNNNNNNNNNNNNNNNNNNNNNNNNNCTTAGCGGGAATACTTTTGGAATTTATAAATCCCAATTTGAATAAATTGAGTGATGTTTTCAAACCTGATGCCGGAGTAGAATGCACCCAGGGTAATAATTTTAATAGTTCTTCTACTGCAGTCGCAGAATTGCCTATTTCAAATGGCGACAACGTTATTAGGGCAAGTTCTGGCTTTTCAGGAAATAATGGGGTCCCCTTATTCAAACAATATGATAGCAGGTGGGGGAAGCTTCCTTACCCAGATGATAAACATTTGTTTGCCGATAATGGCTGCGCGCCAACTTCAATTGCTATGGTTATAACAAAATTAACTGGTACCACGATCACCCCTGCAGATTTGTATGGTAAAATGAAAACCAACAATGCTTCCCTTAGTAACTATGTAGATTCTTATGGCAACAGCAAAAATTATGCTGGAATAGCTGATTTGTACGGAATCAGAACAACAGGGAGTTCAGACATGAAAAGTTGCTTAAGTACGGGCGGGATTGCAACCGCGGTTGTTAATGGAGGATACGGGCAAGACAACCCCTGCAAACAATTGCTCAACACTGATACCGGCGGCCACATGATCGTTATCACTGGCATTAATGATAAAGACGGATATCTGAATATAAATGACCCCTATTATGACAAAAACGAATACCATCACTACATTGCCGCTGAAGAGAATCTAATCAAAAGATGCGCTACGTCTATTTGGTGTTTTACTAAATAAATATTCTAATACAAAAAACAGCCCTTTATAGGGTTGTTTTTTATTTAGGCAAATCAAATAGTTATTTTTTTGGGTTTTACCACTACGTGCCTCATATCTCTTTCTCCTAATGACTCTGTCATAACCGCCTCGCTTGTGGCTAGTTCTGTATGAACAATCCTTCTCTCTCGGCTAGACATTGGTTGTAAAGCGACTGGCTTGTCCGTCAACATAACGGTTCTCTCCGCCTTATGCGCCAATTCCTTCAAAGACTCCTCTTTAAACGCATTATAGTTATTAGCATCTGCCGATAAACTTACCTCAGGACCAAACATCTTGGAGGCAACGAGACGGCAAAGGTGCTCTAAAGCATATAAATTCTCGCCATTATTGCCTATAAAAAGACCACTTTCTGTTAATTGAATATCTACTTTAAGGCGATGCTCTTCCGGTTCTGTCACAATAATTTCAGCATCTTTAAACCCGATGGTTTGTATTAAATGACTCAAAAATTCTTTAAAATTGTTTGTATCCATATTAATTTACTTATTGCGGCAATATTCGTGCGGGTTAGGCGTAAGACTGGCAATGAATGTGCACCCGAGGCAAACTTTATTATCTCTTATTAGTCAGCCAATCCTGAGCAAGTGATACCAAGCTAAACACTGCCCAATACAGATAAAGTATAGCATAAATGCTCTTATATAAAGAAAGAATCGCTAGAGGAAGAGTATACATCATCACTGTGCTCATTTGCATAGCCATAGGGCTATTAACATTTTGAGCTTTTTGCTTTTTGAGCATAAATTTCATTTGCACAGTCTGTATCACTGTATAGATAACGGCTAAAAGAAAACTATGGGAAGCCAAATTTAAACCCAAAAAAGTAAGATTAAGAGAGGCGCTTGTTACCGAAGGATAAAGCAAGGAAGTGACGAAAGACACTCTGGCTGGGTCCACCAGGTCCCTGAAGAGGCTATAGAATATAAACATGGCCACTACTTGAAAAATGCTAAAAGCAAAAACGGAAAAAGTGGCAGTAGGGTTTATATTATAATCCTTATATAAAGCCATCATGGCTTTTGCCATTCCTTCCTGGTCGCCCTTGTATTGTTTCTGAATCTTTTGCAATTCGGGCTGGATAAGAGCTAATTGTTTTTGTACCTTTTCGCTTTTCTCAAAAAGGGGCCAAAGTAACAAGCGAAATAATACAGTGAAAATAATAACCGCTATTCCCAAGTTGTTGCCGCAGAGATGCGCAAGAAAAACAATAAAGTTTAGGATGGGCTGGTAGATAGCCAAACTAAAAAGAGATTGAGTCATAATAATTTAATGAATAGCCGTAATAATTTTATCCGCTTCTTTCTGCAGCTGTTCCCTTGTAGGGAATATTTTTGAATTTTTGAAATAGACTATAATATCCCAATTGGGCATTTTACGTATCTCACTCTCCATAATACTGGCAAACACTCGCTTTAAACGGTTTCTATCTACGGCCCGCTTATAGCTCTTTTTAGGGATAATCAATCCGAGCCGGCCATGATTTTCAGTATTCCTCGCAATTTTGAACCAAAAAATTGGGCTATAAAAATATCGCCCCTCTTTAACCACTCTTTCTATATCTTTCTTGTGTTTAAGGCGATATTTTTTAGGCAACATAAAGGCTATTAGACTGTCAAACGCTTTCTCCCTTTTTGACGACGACTTTGGATCACCTTCTTACCCCCTTTTGAGGCGCTTCTTTTCAAAAAACCATGAGTATTCCTCCTTTTTCGTTTTTTGGGCTGGTAGGTTACAGACATAGATTAAAATTTAACTGTTTATCCCTGCTATTGTAGAATAAAATACCCCTTTTTGCAAATAAATACGCGATTTTTATTTTAAACTGTTTATCCACAAGCTATACCCTAAAAGGTGCTTGAGGTTGTTTGCTATTACATTTTTAAACAGTTATAATTGCCTAGAGATATGACTAACGAGGAAATTTGGAATATTGTTCTCGGAGAAATGAAGGTAACAGTTACCCCTGCTAATTTTGCCACTTGGTTCAAAGATACTAAATTTGAAACTAACGGCAAGGAAGGGGTTATTTTAGTTCCTTCTAATTTCGTTAAAGAGTGGCTACAAAGCAAATACAATAAAAATATCCTCAAGGCCGTAGTTAAACTACAGCCTCAAATTAAAGAATTAAGCTATAAAATTGACACAAATGCTTTTAAAAAAGCTGATTTAGAAACTAAAAAAACATCTAAAAAGAAAGAACCTGATGTTATTATAGAAGAAACCTCTTTGCCAGAGATTAGTTTAGACCCCGAAACCAATCTTAATCCTAAATATACTTTTGAAAGTTTTATTGTAGGCAGCCACAACGAATTGGCTCACGCCGCCGCTCAGGCAGTCGCTAAAAATGTGGGTACAAAATATAACCCCCTTTTTATTTACGGGGGGGTTGGTTTAGGTAAAACTCACTTGCTGCAAGCTATTGGCAATCAAATTAAGTCCGACAAGAATGGCAAAGGAAGGACTATCCGCTATATGAGCATGGAAAAATTTACTAATGATTTGGTGAATGCCTTAAGACAGCAAACAATTGATGAATTTAAAGAATCCTATAAAAAAATAGACGTTCTCCTCATTGACGATATACAATTTATAACCGGCAAAGAAAAAACTCAAGAAGAGCTTTTCCATATATTTAATACGCTCTATGAGCATAATAAGCAAATCGCCTTTACCTCAGACAGACCGCCCAAGGCCATTCCTTATTTGGAGGACCGTTTGCGGTCTAGATTCGAAGGGGGAATGATTGTAGATATAAGCTTACCAGATTTAGAAACCAGAATCGCTATTTTAAAGCTTAAGGCGCAACGCAAGGGGATTGCTTTTAGCGACAGTGTCTATAGCTATATTGCCGAAGCTATTCCCAGAAACATCCGAGAGTTAGAAGGGGCTCTAAATAGGGTTATCGCTTATTGCCAGTTAAAAAATATTGAACCGACAGTGGAAGATGTGAAAAAAATTTTAGGAAATATTTTAACTATTCCCAGCCGGACAATAGGTTTTAGCGATATTATTCGCGAGGTAGCCATGTTTTATAATATTCCCAAAGAAGAATTGCTGAAACGTTCGCGCCGTCAGGATATAGTAAAACCCAGGCAAATTGTCATGTATTTAATGAGGGAAGAAATGAAGAGCTCTTATCCATATATTGCCGAGAAGTTGAACAAAAAGGACCATACTACTATAATATACGCCTACGAGAAAATTTCCCAAGAAATTAAGAAAGACATTAATTTGGATAGAGAGATTACCACTTTAAGAGAAAATTTAAGAAAAGTTTAAGCTTTCTCGGTAAAATATTTGAGGATATAGTGTGGATGAAAAAAGCATAAACGAGGTATTAAAAGTTTACAAAAATATTTCCTCAAAAGATATTCCATTAGTTATACTTTTTATTCTTAGCTTATCCACTGGGAGAAAAAAATAAATCAAGGCCTAATTATCGATAGCTATTATCTCCGAGAGAATTTTCCACTGTTTTTCTCTATCTTAATAATAAATAATAAATTTCTTTATTTAAAATAATAAATTATTAAACTATTAAATACTTAAACATAATATGAAATTTACTTCCTTAGTTGAACCTTTAAAAAAGCAAATAAATTTGGCCGAAAAAGTCAGTGATAAAAAATTAACTTTGCCAATTCTTGGCAATTTGCTTTTAAAACCAGAAAATGGCCAATTAAAAATTTCTGCGACTGATTTAGAGCTTGGTTTAACCATTATTTTACCGGGAAAAATGGAAGATGGTCCGGGTTTAACTGTTCCTGCTAAAAATTTATCACTTTTTCTTAACAATCTTAACGAAGAAAAAATCACTCTAAGCGTCAAGGGGAGTATCATGCATTTGGAAAGCGGAGAGTACAAGGCTGATTTACAGGGGATGCCAGTTGATGATTTTCCTATTATTCCAGAAGTAAAGAATAGTGAATATATAGAAATAGACAAAAAAGATTTAAATGAAGGGTTAACTCAAGTTATTAATTCAGCTGGTTATCCAGTAGGCCGTCCAGAATTAAATAGTATTTTCCTAACTTATAAAAAAGGTGATTTAAGATTGGTAGCCACCAACAGTTTTAGACTAAGCGAAAAAATATTGAAAGATAAAATTGAATCAAATCTAGAAAGAGAAATAGAGATTATTGTTCCTATTAAAACTGCTCAAGAAGTTCTGCATATCATTAACGAGGGGGAACTAGACAAAGAGAAGGTAAGAATTTATATAGAAAGCAGCCAAATCCTTTTTGATTTTGGCAATATTAAATTAGTTTCCAGACTCATTGAAGGAAATTATCCTAAATATCAGAATATTATTCCTAAAGACTTCAAAACTAACGTCTCTGTAGATAAATTTGAATTATTAAATGCGGCTAAAATTGCCAGTATTTTCGCCAGTAAAAATAATGATATTAGCTTAACTATTGACAGCGCCGCTAATAACCTAGTTTTAGAAGCGCGTGATAGCAATATTGGCAATAACGAAACTACTATAAAAGGGGATATTACAGGCGATTCCTTAAAGATTTCTTTTAATTACAGATTTCTCATCGATGGCTTAAACTCTCTTAATGGCGATAAAATTAGTTTCGGCTTAAATAGCGAACTCTCGCCGGTAAGATTTAAAAGCTTGAATAGCGATGACTACCTCTATATTTTAATGCCCCTTAACTTAAATAATAATTAGTATGGTTATTTTAGGAATAGATCCTGGAACAACCCGTTTGGGATATGCGGTGCTTAATATAAACTATTCGAAAAGCCAAAAAAGTTATCGCTTAAAGCTGCGGGGTTATGGTTGTCTGGAGCCAGAAGAGCAAGAGCAGCCGCTCCGGTTGAAAGCTATTTATAATTTTCTTAAAAAAACGATAAAAAACTATAACCCGGATTATGTTTCTTTAGAGAACATTTTCTTTTTTAAAAACGCTAAAACTGTTATTCGCATTAGCGAGGCGCGCGGTGTTATTATCTTAGCGGCGGCTGAAAGCAAAACGCCTATACTAGAACTTACCCCGATAGAAGTTAAACAATTACTCACGGGATACGGAAGAGCTGATAAAAAAGAGGTAAGAAAAACAATTTGTAATATATTAAATTTAAAGCATCAGCCTAGGCTAGACGATACTTCTGATGCCATGGCGATAGCCTTTACTAGCTTTAATAAATTAAAGAAAATAGACTTTACATTGGATAAATTTTCGTGTAAGATAGACCAATAAATTATTTTTAGCAACCTATGAACTTGAAGGATGAACCCCAAAAAGGAGATATAAATTCTGAAGAAGAGACAGAAGCAACAGAAGAAGAAGTTTCTCCTGAGGAAAAAGACGCTTCTGTGAGAAAGAAATCACCTATAGTAACTGAAAGTAGCGATGATGATGAAGAGGCTCCTAGCAGTCTAGGTGGTGATGACGAAGAAGAGGAGGGGGATGAAGATGGTGATACTAGCGCCTATGAGGAATGTGATAAAGGCGGTTGTAAAGAAGAAATTTATTAAGTAGCCTATTAAAGCCGACCCTAAGGGTCGGTTTTTTAAATTAAGAGTTAATGATATAATAGGCGAGTATGATGAATATTTTTAAAAAGAATAAAAAGCATTCTACAGGGAAACAAATCCTCTTGGGCGCAGTAGTTTTGGCTCTTCTCCTTTTGGTTTATATTGGGATTTTATGGATTAACCTACCCAGCTATATCGATATTACTAGCCAGCGTTATATTCAATCTAGTAAAATTTACGATCGCACCGGGAAAGTCTTGCTTTATGAATTTTCTGGTGATCAAAAAAGAACTGTGGTTAGCCAAGAAGATATTCCCGATATAGCGAGAAAAGCAGTTTTAGCTATTGAGGACCATAACTTTTATAATCATGGCGCTATTGAGCCAAAAAGCATTGTCAGGGCCGTTATTTATGATGTTATGCACCCAGGAGAATGGCAAGGTGGTTCCACTATCACTCAGCAGTTAGCTCGGAATGCTTTTTTAACGACAAAGAAAACTATCGATCGGAAGATTAGTGAGATTGTCTTATCTTATAAATTGGAAAAGATATATACTAAGGACCAAATCCTTACGATGTATTTAAATCAGATTCCTTATGGGCTCCAGATCTATGGTATTGAATCAGCTGCGCAAACCTATTTTGGCAAATCAGCCAAAGACTTAGACTTGGCTCAAGCGGCTATATTGGCGGCGATTATTCAATCTCCGAGCAGATTGTCTCCCTACGGTTCCCATATAGATCTCTTAAAAGCGCGGCAAGAACGAGTTTTGGATAATATGGTGAAATATGGTTGGGCTACTAAGACCGAGGCAGAAGAGGCTAAGACCGAAAAATTGGTTTATCAACCACAAGCCAACTCTATGCTTGCCCCTCATTTTGTGTATTACGCCTTAGACCAACTGTCAGACCGCTATACCGAGGATGACCTTATCAATGATGGTTATAGCATTATTACGACCTTGGATGCTGATTTGCAATCTAAGGCAGAGGAGTTGGTGAGCAAATACTCGCAAACAAATAAAGAAGCTGGGGTAGGAAATATGGCTTTGGTAGCCGAAGACCCTAAAACTGGCGAGATTTTGTCTATGGTTGGTTCTAGCGATTATTACGATGTTAATAACCAGGGGAACTTCAATGCCGCTCTAGGCATTAGGCAACCAGGTTCAGCCTTTAAGCCCTTTGCTTACTTAGAGGCCTTTAAAAAGGGTTATTTACCTACAACCATTTTATGGGATGTGCCAACCAATTTTTCTACTGGTGCAACTCCCTATATTCCGCAAAATTATGATAGTTTATATCATGGAGCGGTAGATATGAGGCATGCTTTGGCGCAATCATTGAATATTCCTGCCGTTAAAACTTTATATTTGGCTGATATAGGAGATACCATAGATTTGGCTACTAAACTAGGCATAACTACGCTTACCAAAAAACCTTCCGACTATGGCTTGGCTCTAGTTTTGGGTGGTGGTGGTGTAAAGCTCGTAGATATGGTGGCAGCCTATTCTACGCTTAGCCAAGAAGGAGTAAAAATTAATCAATCGAGTATATTGGAAATTAAAGATAGCCGGGGGCAAGTTATTTATCAGCGCCCTACCCCCACGGCAGAGACAATTATAGAGCCGGAGCCAGTGAGGGTTTTGAACGACGTTTTATCTGATAATGAGGCGCGTTATCCCATTTTTGCTGCTAATACCCCATTGCAAGTAACTGGCTATAAAGTTGCTGTAAAGACTGGTACTAGCCAAGATTATAGAGATGCTTGGACAGTGGGCTATACGCCTACTATAACCGTAGGGGTTTGGGGTGGCAATAACGACTATAGTCCAGCAAAAGTAGGCGGTTCTGGAGAACGAATTGCAGCTTCATGCTGGCATGATTTTATAGTCGCGGCTATCAATAAGTTGGGAGCAGGGTCCTTTAATCCACCGCAAATTGTTTCAGTGAATAAGCCCATGTTTAA
The nucleotide sequence above comes from Candidatus Paceibacterota bacterium. Encoded proteins:
- the dnaN gene encoding DNA polymerase III subunit beta; the encoded protein is MKFTSLVEPLKKQINLAEKVSDKKLTLPILGNLLLKPENGQLKISATDLELGLTIILPGKMEDGPGLTVPAKNLSLFLNNLNEEKITLSVKGSIMHLESGEYKADLQGMPVDDFPIIPEVKNSEYIEIDKKDLNEGLTQVINSAGYPVGRPELNSIFLTYKKGDLRLVATNSFRLSEKILKDKIESNLEREIEIIVPIKTAQEVLHIINEGELDKEKVRIYIESSQILFDFGNIKLVSRLIEGNYPKYQNIIPKDFKTNVSVDKFELLNAAKIASIFASKNNDISLTIDSAANNLVLEARDSNIGNNETTIKGDITGDSLKISFNYRFLIDGLNSLNGDKISFGLNSELSPVRFKSLNSDDYLYILMPLNLNNN
- the ruvC gene encoding crossover junction endodeoxyribonuclease RuvC → MVILGIDPGTTRLGYAVLNINYSKSQKSYRLKLRGYGCLEPEEQEQPLRLKAIYNFLKKTIKNYNPDYVSLENIFFFKNAKTVIRISEARGVIILAAAESKTPILELTPIEVKQLLTGYGRADKKEVRKTICNILNLKHQPRLDDTSDAMAIAFTSFNKLKKIDFTLDKFSCKIDQ
- a CDS encoding transglycosylase domain-containing protein, which codes for MMNIFKKNKKHSTGKQILLGAVVLALLLLVYIGILWINLPSYIDITSQRYIQSSKIYDRTGKVLLYEFSGDQKRTVVSQEDIPDIARKAVLAIEDHNFYNHGAIEPKSIVRAVIYDVMHPGEWQGGSTITQQLARNAFLTTKKTIDRKISEIVLSYKLEKIYTKDQILTMYLNQIPYGLQIYGIESAAQTYFGKSAKDLDLAQAAILAAIIQSPSRLSPYGSHIDLLKARQERVLDNMVKYGWATKTEAEEAKTEKLVYQPQANSMLAPHFVYYALDQLSDRYTEDDLINDGYSIITTLDADLQSKAEELVSKYSQTNKEAGVGNMALVAEDPKTGEILSMVGSSDYYDVNNQGNFNAALGIRQPGSAFKPFAYLEAFKKGYLPTTILWDVPTNFSTGATPYIPQNYDSLYHGAVDMRHALAQSLNIPAVKTLYLADIGDTIDLATKLGITTLTKKPSDYGLALVLGGGGVKLVDMVAAYSTLSQEGVKINQSSILEIKDSRGQVIYQRPTPTAETIIEPEPVRVLNDVLSDNEARYPIFAANTPLQVTGYKVAVKTGTSQDYRDAWTVGYTPTITVGVWGGNNDYSPAKVGGSGERIAASCWHDFIVAAINKLGAGSFNPPQIVSVNKPMFNDDALVTRQVNIDRTTGQVAGPLTNQNNIEVRTYQEVHSILYYVDKSDPTGPIPNNPQNDPQYWNWEGPVLNWASRNIPNFQSYNQTPPNTSNTPPADAKAPTVTIEYPKDGDYINTDFTVEASINSSYPISQVSLYLNDSLVGTLSPITLVDSATNQSRIVYRSAPISFSQVQEQNELKVVAANQYNQQGADNIMVFKNTP